The nucleotide window TCGCATTTTCTAACCCAGGTGCTTGAGCATTTTGACCAACTTTCGAACCTGATCGCCCTGGCATTTTTCCGCACGAGTGGTTATTCCACCGCTTCTCAATCCCAAACCCAATCTCAAACCGTATAAAAGCGGTTTCCTTGCGGGGAGGTCCTCGAATCTCCCTTGAGAATTCCCCCGATAGCCTCTTCTGTTCTCTGTTGTAGTCCAGGTCGAACTGGGGTAAGCTTTCCGCGTTTCCTTGACAAGGTCTTGCCACTCTCATACATAGGCGAATAGCGAATCATTAGTATTCGTGTTGTTCCCCCAGAATCTCACCATACCATGTCTGATTTATCTATCCTGTTGGTGATCCCTCCTCTGACTCAACTCAATACGCCATATCCGTCCACGGCCTATTTGACGGGGTTCTTGCGGTCACAAGGGTATCGCACCCATCAGGCTGATGTGGGCATTGAAATGGTGTTGGCCCTGTTCTCCCGTGGCGGCCTGAGCCGGGTCTTTGCCGAAATCCGGAAGACGTCCCTTGATGAACTGCCTGGTGAGGCGCGGCAAATGCTGAGTCTGGAGCGGGCGTATGTCGAGACGATTGATCCGGTGATTAGCTTTTTGCAGGGTCGAAATCCCACCTTGGCTTCGCGCATTTGTCAGGGCACCTTCCTTCCCCAGGGTCCACGCTTTTCCTTAAAGAGTTCAGAAAACCAAGATGGGAAACATCGTGCATACAATCAAGCCGACCAGGCCAAGCATCTGGCAACCTTGTATCTTGAAGATCTCGCCGACCTGGTTCAGGCCACCATTACGCCCCACTTTGCGTTGAGTCGCTATGCCGAATCCATTGCCATGCAGGCGAATTCCTATGATCGTCTTGAGGAAGCCCTAGCCCAACCCATGAGTCTCACTGACGAGTGGATGGTGGATGCGCTCTGGCGGCATGTGGACCGGCATCAACCCGCTGTCGTCGGATTTTCGGTGCCGTTTCCAGGCAATCTGTATGGCGCTCTTCGGATGGGGCAACAATTGCGTGGCAGAAGGCCGGAAATCAAAGTCGTGCTTGGGGGAGGGTATCCCAATACGGAGTTGCGCCGGATACGGGACCCTCGTCTGTTTGAAGTCGTTGATTTCGTGACCCTTGACGATGGGGAGCGGCCCTTCCTCTGTCTGTTGAAATACCTGGAAGGAAAACGGAGAGAGCCCGATCTGTGCCGGACGTTTCTTCGTTCAGGGCAAAATGTCGTCTGGCAGAACGGAGCCGGCGAACCGGACCTTTCGCAGGTCGAACTGGGAACCCCAACCTACGACGGATTACCTCTCAATCAGTATATTTCCGTGCTGGATACGTTGAATCCCATGCATCGGCTCTGGTCCGATGGACATTGGAATAAGTTAACGGTGGCCCATGGATGTTACTGGAAGCAATGTACGTTCTGCGATGTGGGGCTGGATTACATCGGCCGGTATGAAGTCTCTCCGGGCGAAGTGTTGGTGGATCGGATCGAAGCCCTTATCGCCGAAACGGGACGTTGCGGGTTTCACTTCGTGGATGAGGCCGCTCCGCCGGCGGGATTGA belongs to Nitrospiraceae bacterium and includes:
- a CDS encoding radical SAM protein yields the protein MSDLSILLVIPPLTQLNTPYPSTAYLTGFLRSQGYRTHQADVGIEMVLALFSRGGLSRVFAEIRKTSLDELPGEARQMLSLERAYVETIDPVISFLQGRNPTLASRICQGTFLPQGPRFSLKSSENQDGKHRAYNQADQAKHLATLYLEDLADLVQATITPHFALSRYAESIAMQANSYDRLEEALAQPMSLTDEWMVDALWRHVDRHQPAVVGFSVPFPGNLYGALRMGQQLRGRRPEIKVVLGGGYPNTELRRIRDPRLFEVVDFVTLDDGERPFLCLLKYLEGKRREPDLCRTFLRSGQNVVWQNGAGEPDLSQVELGTPTYDGLPLNQYISVLDTLNPMHRLWSDGHWNKLTVAHGCYWKQCTFCDVGLDYIGRYEVSPGEVLVDRIEALIAETGRCGFHFVDEAAPPAGLKNLALSLLEREVTISWWGNVRFEPAFTPDLCRLLAASGCIALSAGLEAACDRLLALVKKGITVDQTVRVVQACRDAGILVHAYLMYGLPSETIGETIESLERVRQLFAHDLIQSAFWHRFTTTAHSPIGLHPQAYGIHLVGPAFGGFAENDLVHVDDLASMPEWIGEGLRAALWHYKEGLELTRDVREWFPERVPKPKVKRTWVKQVLESEEREDHSRLERRFVWIGGQPDVDRGSGEQYKIILPNRTTDEEVRLKRGQGEWFLNLIERAVPVHQAGGHRYPIYKEVRAGFPFGGPKGFDKWWQSASAHKARAVGLLLV